Below is a genomic region from Methanoregula sp..
TGCAGTGAGATCCTCGAGCATTACGATGTACTTGCAGTCACGGGAAACGCAACCGATAAGACCATTTTGGAAGAAGCAGGAATTGACCGGGCAGATGCCCTGATCGCCACCACGAGTGATGATTCGGTCAACCTGATGACCTGCTGGCTGGCAAAAAAATTCAGGGTGCCGAATGTGGTTGCGATTGTCAACCAGCCCTCGCATTCGGACTTTTTCAAAGAAGTTGGCGTCCGGATCAGCGAGAACCCGGATGAGCTCGTTGCCTCACGCCTGTATTACTGGACCCAGAACCCCCAGCTCCAGCAGCTCGCCTCGATTCCGGGCGGCACCATATTTGAGATCGTTGCGGAGCAGGGTGCCCCCATCGTGGATCACGAGATCCGCGAACTCAAGGTCAAGGACTTTGTCTTTATTGCGATCCGCAGGGCCGGAGGGGTCTTGATCATCCCAAGCGGCAACGTCAAGATCCAGCCCGGCGATATCTTTACCGTTTTTACCAAAAAAGAAGCAGAGGACGACTGCCTGCGCCTGCTCAACAAACAACTGAAAAAATCAACGGAGTGATGCTGCGAGCGCGCCCAGCTCGAGCATCAGTTTCGGGTTTACTTTAATAATTTCTTTTATCAGGCTGATGGTGGAGAACTCCTTTAAGTTCATTTTCGCGACCGAGTGGATGATCTCGTTGAGTTTTTCATCCGGTTGCTTGATTAAGTATTCCTTGATATTGTAATTGCGCTCGATCGCTTTTCCCATCTTCGATGCACGCCAGGTCCTGTCGTAGACCATGAGCGCTTTTTTCGAGGTGTCGCCTTTGCTGATGCAATCTGCGGCAACTTCTGCGGCAAGCTTGCCGGTATACATGGCATTGTAGATGCCGCCACCGGTCAGGGGATCGACAACCCGGGCTGCATCACCGGCGATAAGGAAATTATCGGCTACCGTGCAGGCGAGCGGGCGGCAGACGGATACGCCACCGGGGATATATTCGATGGTCTTTCCGTTCGGGAAGGTCTTTTTTACGAACTTATCGAGGTAATCCTTTGCCCGGTGTCCTTCGCCGCTCTTCTTGCCGGAGATCCCGATGCCGACATTTGCCGTACGGTGGCCTTTCGGGAAGATCCAGAGATAGCCTTCCGGTGCGACATCGTTGCCAAGGTAAAAGATCGTGGAGTGCTCATCGATGTCGACATCGGCCATCACATACTGGACCGAACTCATGATCTCCCTCATCGGGACCGTGGTATCGATACCGCACCACTTCGAGAACTTTGATTCCACGCCATCGGCTGCGATCACGACATCGGCTCTCACATTTGTGACTTTCCCGCAGTACTCGATCTTTGCCCCTTTGAGTACCCCGTTTTCCATGATCGGGGCGGCTGCACGGGACTTTACTGCTACATCCGCGCCTGCCTCTGCCGCCTTCCAGACCAGCTCACGGT
It encodes:
- a CDS encoding NAD(P)/FAD-dependent oxidoreductase, with translation MKNKYDILIIGGGPAGALAGKTAAEKGLSACIVEKRPAIGAPVRCAEGIGREALLEFMDADPRWISAEMHGAGIVAPDGFLMKLESEMAGGKVGYVLDRKFFDRELVWKAAEAGADVAVKSRAAAPIMENGVLKGAKIEYCGKVTNVRADVVIAADGVESKFSKWCGIDTTVPMREIMSSVQYVMADVDIDEHSTIFYLGNDVAPEGYLWIFPKGHRTANVGIGISGKKSGEGHRAKDYLDKFVKKTFPNGKTIEYIPGGVSVCRPLACTVADNFLIAGDAARVVDPLTGGGIYNAMYTGKLAAEVAADCISKGDTSKKALMVYDRTWRASKMGKAIERNYNIKEYLIKQPDEKLNEIIHSVAKMNLKEFSTISLIKEIIKVNPKLMLELGALAASLR
- a CDS encoding TrkA family potassium uptake protein — protein: MYIIIVGLGGIGRNLAKQAIEHAHNVVVIDQDEARCSEILEHYDVLAVTGNATDKTILEEAGIDRADALIATTSDDSVNLMTCWLAKKFRVPNVVAIVNQPSHSDFFKEVGVRISENPDELVASRLYYWTQNPQLQQLASIPGGTIFEIVAEQGAPIVDHEIRELKVKDFVFIAIRRAGGVLIIPSGNVKIQPGDIFTVFTKKEAEDDCLRLLNKQLKKSTE